A window of Acinetobacter sp. TR3 contains these coding sequences:
- the murC gene encoding UDP-N-acetylmuramate--L-alanine ligase, producing the protein MSPKNPNQAKKLIKVPEMRRIKHIHFVGIGGAGMCGIAEVLANQGYKISGSDIKASKTTAQLESNGIKVYIGHSAENIKNANVLVVSTAIDPENPEIKAAIEQRTPIVRRAEMLGELMRYRHGIAVAGTHGKTTTTSLLTTMLAEENLDPTYVIGGLLNSTGVNAALGESRFIVAEADESDASFLYLQPMAAIVTNIDADHMDTYEGSFDKLKDTFIQFLHNLPFYGLAVVCGDDANIREILPRIGRPTLTYGFGEDNDIRAVDVVQEGMQSHFTVLRKDREPLRVTINQPGLHNVLNALAAIGVATDEGVSDGAICRALEGFSGVGRRFQVQGEFEVGEGLVKLVDDYGHHPKEVEATIKAARASHPDRRLVMLFQPHRYSRTRDCFDDFVDVLSQVDQLLLLEVYPAGEKPIVGADSRALARSIRLRGEVEPILVDPVDGNLPNVLQKVLQANDLLLTQGAGNVGAISVELAQHRLYAKSP; encoded by the coding sequence ATGTCTCCAAAAAATCCAAACCAAGCCAAAAAGCTCATCAAAGTGCCGGAAATGCGCCGTATTAAACATATCCACTTTGTTGGGATTGGTGGTGCGGGGATGTGTGGTATCGCCGAGGTATTGGCCAATCAAGGTTATAAAATTTCTGGTTCAGACATTAAAGCCTCAAAGACCACAGCGCAACTCGAAAGCAATGGTATTAAAGTTTATATTGGGCATTCGGCTGAAAATATTAAAAATGCCAATGTGCTAGTAGTATCAACTGCGATTGATCCTGAAAATCCAGAAATTAAAGCCGCGATTGAACAACGCACACCGATTGTGCGCCGTGCAGAAATGCTAGGTGAGTTGATGCGTTATCGTCACGGTATTGCAGTTGCAGGGACACATGGTAAAACCACAACAACCAGTTTATTAACGACGATGTTGGCAGAAGAAAATCTAGATCCAACTTACGTGATTGGTGGTTTGCTGAATAGCACAGGTGTCAATGCTGCACTGGGTGAAAGCCGTTTTATCGTTGCAGAAGCCGATGAGTCAGATGCATCTTTCTTGTATTTGCAACCGATGGCTGCGATCGTGACCAATATTGATGCAGATCATATGGACACTTATGAAGGTAGCTTTGATAAGTTAAAAGATACCTTTATTCAGTTCTTACATAATTTACCATTCTATGGTTTGGCAGTCGTCTGTGGTGATGATGCTAATATTCGTGAAATTCTTCCTCGTATTGGTCGTCCAACTTTGACTTACGGTTTTGGTGAAGATAACGATATTCGTGCAGTCGATGTGGTACAAGAAGGTATGCAATCGCACTTTACTGTACTGCGTAAAGATCGTGAGCCATTACGCGTCACTATCAATCAACCAGGTCTGCATAATGTCTTGAATGCATTGGCTGCGATTGGTGTGGCAACTGATGAAGGTGTTTCTGATGGTGCGATTTGCCGTGCTTTAGAAGGCTTCAGTGGAGTGGGTCGTCGCTTCCAAGTTCAAGGTGAATTTGAAGTGGGCGAAGGCTTGGTGAAATTGGTCGATGACTATGGTCACCATCCGAAAGAGGTAGAAGCCACCATTAAAGCAGCGCGTGCCAGCCATCCCGACCGTCGTTTGGTAATGTTGTTCCAACCACACCGTTATAGTCGTACCCGTGATTGTTTTGATGATTTCGTCGATGTGTTATCGCAAGTGGATCAACTGTTATTACTGGAAGTCTATCCAGCAGGTGAAAAACCGATTGTGGGTGCGGATAGCCGTGCTTTGGCACGCAGTATTCGTTTACGTGGTGAAGTTGAACCGATTCTAGTTGATCCAGTTGATGGCAATTTGCCGAATGTTTTACAAAAAGTGTTACAAGCGAATGACTTGCTATTAACACAAGGCGCGGGTAACGTGGGCGCAATTTCGGTAGAATTGGCTCAGCATCGTTTGTATGCCAAATCCCCCTAA
- a CDS encoding M23 family metallopeptidase, producing MHTRRILLAFSLAASAASVAFADYQNIGQATDGDRLEQLSKTLAQGSYSHPDDIDLPAVSNVSVKLREKTIELNNATIERKYGRSAISSTAEDNAPSFSANTGYSWLVNHPLQEGRVSSTWGNRTLLGTTRHHSGVDLAAPSGTPIYSTGSGVVTKSGWGSGYGQYVEIDHGNGYITRYAHASRLMVNAGDRVSAGEHIANVGCTGRCTGPHLHFEVVKDGQRKNPTTYLAMLP from the coding sequence ATGCATACGCGTCGTATTTTACTTGCATTCTCACTCGCTGCTTCAGCCGCTTCGGTTGCTTTTGCAGATTATCAAAATATTGGTCAAGCAACAGATGGTGACCGCCTAGAGCAATTATCTAAAACCTTAGCACAAGGTTCTTATAGCCATCCTGATGATATTGATTTGCCTGCCGTATCGAATGTATCAGTTAAATTGCGCGAAAAAACCATTGAATTGAATAATGCTACGATCGAAAGAAAATATGGTCGTTCAGCGATTTCATCGACTGCCGAAGATAATGCACCATCTTTTTCAGCAAATACAGGTTATTCGTGGTTAGTTAATCATCCACTTCAAGAAGGACGGGTAAGTTCAACATGGGGCAATCGCACCTTATTAGGAACGACACGTCATCATTCGGGTGTTGATTTAGCAGCACCATCAGGTACACCTATTTATTCAACGGGTTCTGGTGTTGTAACCAAATCAGGTTGGGGGTCAGGTTATGGTCAATATGTTGAAATCGATCATGGCAACGGTTATATCACTCGTTATGCACATGCTTCACGCTTAATGGTGAATGCGGGTGATCGCGTTAGTGCAGGCGAACATATTGCCAATGTAGGCTGTACTGGACGTTGTACAGGACCACATTTGCATTTTGAAGTTGTCAAAGATGGTCAACGTAAAAATCCAACAACTTATCTTGCCATGTTGCCTTAA
- the aceE gene encoding pyruvate dehydrogenase (acetyl-transferring), homodimeric type yields MAFYGDSDAQETQEWQEAFDSVLQHMGTERAAFLLEKLYQQAIAKHVPIQRLNTPYLNTISVEEQPAMPGDQDMERRIRALIRWNALAMVLRANKTGDDLGGHLASFASSATLYDVGFNHFFRANSNNFGGDMIYYQGHCAPGIYARSFLEGRLTEDQLNNFRREVGGNGLPSYPHPYLMPDYWQFPTVSMGLGPIMSIYQAHIQKYLMNRGLIKEENRKVWAYLGDGEMDEPESTGAISLAGREKLDNLIWVVNCNLQRLDGPVRGNGKIIQELESLFRGAGWRVIKVVWGRHWDPLLAQDASGALKAVMEETVDGEYQRYQVKGGAYTREKFFGKYPEAAELVKDLSDEDIDNLNRGGHDPYKVFAAYAEAMKAKGQPTVILAKTVKGYGLSEEIEAVNKTHQIKKMQIDSLKYVRDRFNLPFTDDKLEELPFYRPSENSPEMKYMKARREALGGYLPARRRESETLAIPELSVFDAVLNGSGGKEQSTTMLMVRLIAALLKEKAIKDRVVPIVPDEARTFGLEGMFRQLGIYAAHGQKYTPEDQEQLMHYREASDGHMLQEGINEAGAMSAWAALATSYSTNNLPMIPMYMYYSMFGFQRIGDIAWAAGDAQAQGFLLGATAGRTTLNGEGLQHQDGHSHILANTIPNCVSYDPCFGYELAVIVHDGLQRMYVNQERVFYYLTVMNENYEHPAMPEGAEEGIKRGMYLFEKDEKATVQLMGSGVILREVIKAAKILRDEYQIHSNVWSVTSFNELSRDGMACEEYNRLHPLALAEEVKESWVSKQLRGTEGIVVSATDHMRAYSEQIRAYLPDGRPFVALGTDGYGRSDTRANLRSFFGVDAAHIVVATLKKLADEGEVENRLVKDAISNFELDTDRPVAWAPQAHPEVQAVAEYNETQTGEGK; encoded by the coding sequence ATGGCGTTTTATGGCGACTCAGACGCGCAGGAAACCCAAGAATGGCAAGAAGCATTTGATTCAGTATTACAACATATGGGCACGGAACGCGCCGCATTCTTATTAGAAAAACTTTATCAACAGGCTATTGCAAAACATGTTCCGATCCAACGCTTAAATACACCTTATCTCAATACGATTTCTGTTGAAGAACAACCCGCGATGCCAGGCGACCAAGATATGGAACGCCGTATCCGCGCATTGATCCGCTGGAATGCTTTGGCAATGGTATTACGTGCGAATAAAACGGGCGATGACCTCGGTGGTCACCTTGCAAGTTTCGCATCGTCTGCAACCTTATATGATGTTGGTTTTAACCATTTCTTCCGCGCAAACAGCAATAACTTTGGCGGCGACATGATTTATTACCAAGGTCACTGTGCCCCTGGTATCTATGCACGTTCATTCTTGGAAGGACGTTTAACTGAAGATCAATTGAATAATTTCCGCCGTGAAGTCGGTGGTAATGGTCTTCCGAGTTATCCACATCCCTATTTAATGCCGGACTATTGGCAGTTCCCAACCGTGTCCATGGGTTTGGGTCCAATTATGTCGATTTACCAAGCACACATTCAAAAGTACTTGATGAATCGTGGTTTGATTAAAGAAGAAAATCGTAAAGTCTGGGCATATCTGGGCGATGGTGAGATGGATGAGCCAGAAAGTACGGGTGCAATTTCACTTGCTGGTCGTGAAAAGCTAGATAACCTGATTTGGGTGGTGAACTGTAACTTACAGCGTCTGGATGGCCCAGTACGTGGTAATGGTAAGATCATCCAAGAGCTTGAATCATTGTTCCGTGGTGCAGGTTGGCGTGTGATTAAGGTGGTTTGGGGTCGTCATTGGGACCCATTGCTTGCACAAGACGCTTCTGGCGCTTTAAAAGCGGTCATGGAAGAAACAGTTGATGGTGAGTACCAACGCTATCAAGTGAAAGGTGGTGCATATACCCGTGAGAAATTCTTTGGCAAGTACCCTGAAGCTGCGGAACTGGTCAAAGATTTGAGCGATGAAGACATCGATAATCTTAACCGTGGTGGTCATGACCCGTACAAAGTTTTTGCTGCTTATGCAGAAGCAATGAAAGCCAAAGGTCAACCCACCGTTATTCTTGCGAAAACGGTTAAAGGTTACGGTTTGTCTGAAGAAATTGAAGCGGTGAACAAAACCCACCAAATCAAGAAAATGCAGATCGACTCTTTGAAATATGTACGTGACCGTTTTAATTTGCCATTTACCGATGACAAGTTAGAAGAGCTTCCATTCTATCGCCCAAGTGAAAACTCTCCAGAAATGAAGTATATGAAGGCGCGTCGTGAAGCATTAGGTGGTTACCTACCTGCACGTCGTCGTGAGAGTGAAACTTTAGCGATTCCTGAATTATCAGTATTTGATGCTGTATTAAATGGCTCTGGCGGTAAAGAGCAATCGACCACGATGCTGATGGTTCGTTTAATTGCTGCATTACTGAAAGAAAAAGCAATTAAAGACCGCGTCGTGCCAATCGTTCCAGACGAAGCACGTACTTTCGGTTTAGAAGGGATGTTCCGTCAGCTGGGTATTTATGCAGCTCACGGTCAAAAATATACTCCAGAAGACCAAGAACAGTTAATGCATTATCGTGAAGCAAGTGATGGTCACATGCTGCAAGAAGGAATTAACGAAGCGGGTGCGATGAGTGCGTGGGCTGCGTTGGCAACCAGTTATTCAACCAATAACTTGCCGATGATTCCAATGTACATGTACTACTCAATGTTTGGTTTCCAACGTATTGGTGATATTGCATGGGCTGCGGGTGATGCGCAGGCACAAGGTTTCTTACTTGGTGCGACTGCTGGCCGTACTACATTGAATGGTGAAGGTTTACAGCATCAAGATGGTCATTCACATATCTTGGCGAATACCATTCCAAACTGTGTATCTTATGATCCATGTTTTGGTTATGAATTGGCTGTGATCGTACACGACGGTTTACAACGCATGTATGTGAACCAAGAGCGAGTGTTCTATTATTTAACCGTAATGAACGAAAACTACGAGCATCCTGCAATGCCAGAAGGCGCTGAGGAAGGCATTAAACGTGGTATGTACTTGTTCGAAAAAGATGAAAAAGCAACTGTTCAATTAATGGGTTCAGGTGTCATTCTTCGTGAGGTGATCAAAGCTGCGAAAATCTTACGTGATGAATATCAAATCCACTCAAATGTTTGGAGTGTAACGAGCTTCAATGAGTTGTCACGTGATGGGATGGCATGTGAAGAATATAACCGCCTACACCCGCTTGCGCTTGCTGAAGAAGTGAAAGAATCTTGGGTATCTAAACAGTTACGTGGTACTGAAGGTATTGTCGTTTCTGCCACAGATCATATGCGTGCGTATAGCGAGCAAATTCGTGCATATCTTCCGGATGGTCGTCCATTTGTTGCATTAGGTACAGATGGTTACGGCCGTTCAGATACACGCGCGAACTTACGTAGTTTCTTTGGTGTTGATGCTGCGCATATCGTGGTTGCGACATTGAAAAAATTAGCGGATGAAGGTGAAGTTGAAAATCGTTTAGTCAAAGATGCAATTTCTAATTTTGAGTTAGATACGGATCGTCCAGTGGCATGGGCTCCACAAGCGCATCCGGAAGTTCAGGCAGTTGCTGAATACAATGAAACACAAACAGGTGAGGGGAAATAA
- a CDS encoding cell division protein FtsQ/DivIB produces the protein MAQLPASMRRKIRPAISSIHEKPPSQKQKMMNAGGWALLIIAFIVLAIGLYGLYKVMTDAKVAQLQVVGTNSDIENQQLVQYLSPIIKDNYFTSDLEQIRDQALKVSWVDRVVVSRAWPNGIRVRVMPRHAIARWGTGRLLSDNGDVFSEAILKVHPNLPLLHGPVSQSKMMMRRYNEINQLFHPANLRLKELYLTERMTWFMQFDSGLRIIVDQDQTMNKLQRLSHLAQTDLKPVWSKISAIDLRYRNGLAIQWKNAIPPKIVNGQLVVTIDDTSLAGAIQAKP, from the coding sequence ATGGCTCAACTCCCTGCTTCTATGCGCCGTAAAATACGGCCAGCCATTAGCTCGATTCATGAGAAACCGCCTTCACAGAAACAAAAAATGATGAATGCAGGTGGCTGGGCGTTGTTGATCATTGCTTTTATTGTATTGGCAATTGGTCTCTATGGCTTATATAAAGTGATGACTGATGCAAAAGTCGCACAATTACAGGTGGTTGGGACTAACTCGGATATTGAAAATCAGCAGTTAGTGCAATATCTAAGTCCAATTATCAAAGATAACTATTTCACTTCCGATTTAGAGCAAATTCGAGATCAGGCGCTAAAAGTGTCTTGGGTTGACCGTGTCGTGGTATCACGAGCTTGGCCGAATGGGATTCGTGTAAGAGTTATGCCGCGTCACGCAATTGCGCGTTGGGGAACAGGGCGTTTGCTCAGTGATAATGGTGATGTCTTTAGTGAAGCTATATTAAAAGTACATCCAAACTTGCCACTTTTACATGGGCCAGTCAGCCAATCCAAAATGATGATGCGTCGCTATAATGAAATTAATCAACTGTTTCATCCAGCGAATTTAAGATTAAAAGAATTGTATTTAACAGAGCGAATGACGTGGTTTATGCAGTTTGATTCGGGTCTACGGATTATTGTGGATCAAGATCAAACCATGAACAAGCTTCAACGCTTAAGCCATTTGGCACAAACGGATCTCAAACCTGTATGGTCGAAAATCTCAGCAATTGATTTGCGTTATCGGAATGGCTTGGCCATTCAATGGAAAAACGCAATCCCGCCAAAGATTGTCAACGGTCAGTTAGTTGTAACGATTGATGACACAAGCCTTGCAGGGGCAATTCAGGCAAAGCCATAA
- the ftsA gene encoding cell division protein FtsA, producing the protein MSEAVSSVVAIDIGTHKVSVLIGKVHAPDKIQVIGMATARNRGMVKGKIVSLDKVIAAIKNAVSEAEDMAECRIHSAWVSIPSTELQSFYASGRTPVANHDHIITTNEVVRALELAKASHVSPDYYLASAVPLGFELGDSAEWVQNPVNMSAHSMTGHYQLMMMPISTMQNLDRAMKGANIGVEKMVVSSLATAEASLLKDEKEYGVCLVDIGAGITNIAVYLDGRLALVRTLQRGGENVTRDIAAVLQTTTEEAERIKILHGCVDLSVVKPDHMIQVQAIDGQQTISRIELAEIIIARYEEIFTLIREELEHSGAIHGLYHGVVLTGDACQIEGMVNLARRMLGVSAHLGNPPLQVYAEDQHLAALRRSMYATASGLLMFSQSDLQDAVEEPEEANDRSFMDRVTNGWNALNSKLKAIF; encoded by the coding sequence ATGAGTGAAGCTGTTTCCTCAGTTGTTGCGATTGATATTGGGACGCATAAAGTCTCAGTTTTGATTGGTAAGGTCCATGCACCGGATAAGATCCAAGTGATTGGCATGGCAACTGCTCGCAACCGAGGCATGGTTAAAGGCAAAATTGTGAGCTTGGATAAGGTGATTGCTGCGATTAAAAATGCAGTCTCTGAAGCCGAAGATATGGCTGAGTGTCGTATCCATAGCGCATGGGTGTCAATTCCAAGTACTGAATTGCAAAGTTTTTATGCATCAGGCCGTACACCAGTAGCTAATCATGATCATATTATTACGACAAATGAAGTGGTTAGAGCATTAGAGTTAGCCAAGGCGAGCCATGTATCGCCAGATTATTATCTTGCGAGTGCTGTTCCATTAGGCTTCGAGTTGGGTGATTCGGCTGAATGGGTGCAGAACCCAGTCAATATGTCGGCTCATAGCATGACCGGGCATTATCAATTGATGATGATGCCGATTAGTACCATGCAAAACCTTGATCGTGCCATGAAAGGTGCGAATATCGGGGTAGAGAAAATGGTGGTATCTAGTTTAGCTACGGCTGAAGCTAGTTTGCTCAAAGATGAAAAAGAATATGGCGTATGCTTAGTTGATATTGGTGCAGGGATTACTAATATCGCAGTATATTTAGATGGTCGTTTAGCTTTAGTACGTACCTTGCAACGTGGTGGTGAAAATGTGACCCGCGATATTGCAGCGGTTTTACAAACGACCACTGAAGAAGCTGAACGTATTAAAATTTTACATGGTTGTGTTGATCTCAGTGTAGTGAAACCTGACCATATGATCCAAGTGCAAGCGATTGATGGACAACAGACCATTAGTCGTATTGAGCTTGCAGAAATTATTATTGCGCGCTATGAAGAAATCTTTACATTAATTCGTGAAGAATTGGAGCATAGTGGGGCAATACATGGTTTATATCATGGGGTTGTACTCACAGGTGATGCTTGTCAAATTGAAGGTATGGTGAATTTGGCACGTCGTATGCTTGGTGTATCTGCACATTTGGGTAATCCACCTTTACAGGTTTATGCTGAAGACCAGCATCTTGCGGCCTTACGTCGTTCAATGTATGCGACAGCTTCAGGATTATTGATGTTTAGCCAAAGTGATTTGCAGGATGCAGTAGAAGAGCCGGAAGAAGCCAATGATCGTAGTTTCATGGATCGTGTTACGAATGGTTGGAATGCATTAAATAGCAAATTAAAAGCCATATTTTAA
- the ftsZ gene encoding cell division protein FtsZ, with amino-acid sequence MASFEFIEDELDDGNGQARFTVFGVGGGGGNAVQHMVQSDIQGVKFVCANTDKQALDSMNAPFKIQLGEQSTRGLGAGANPEVGQIAAEESREVIRQHLEGTDMVFVTAGMGGGTGTGAAPVVAEVAKEMGILTVGVVTTPFNFEGRRRQKSAEKGIDALEAHVDSLIIIPNQRLLSVYGDISMKDAYKKADDVLLNAVRSIFDLVVNRGHINLDFADLKTAMSTRGYAMMGAGLGRGEDRARQAAEQAIRSPLLDNVNIINAKGVLINITGGDDITLRETEIITDVVNQIVDLDEGEIFYGTVFDPDARDELRVTVIATGLTRNASEVEHKKRTVTAHHAPVQAVAQQPVDEDDVPAISKRANVDVPATAAPSSTPRSSPMSIQDYLKNQQRK; translated from the coding sequence ATGGCCTCATTTGAATTTATAGAAGATGAACTAGACGATGGCAACGGTCAAGCCCGTTTCACAGTATTTGGTGTTGGTGGTGGTGGTGGTAATGCTGTCCAACATATGGTGCAATCCGATATTCAAGGTGTAAAGTTTGTTTGTGCCAATACTGACAAACAGGCACTTGATAGCATGAATGCCCCTTTTAAAATCCAATTAGGTGAGCAAAGTACGCGTGGATTAGGTGCAGGTGCAAACCCTGAAGTTGGACAAATCGCAGCTGAAGAAAGCCGCGAAGTGATTCGCCAACACCTTGAAGGTACGGATATGGTATTCGTAACCGCGGGGATGGGTGGTGGTACTGGAACAGGTGCTGCGCCAGTTGTGGCTGAAGTTGCTAAAGAAATGGGCATCTTGACCGTAGGTGTAGTAACGACCCCGTTTAATTTCGAAGGTCGTCGCCGTCAAAAATCAGCTGAAAAAGGGATAGATGCATTAGAGGCTCATGTTGACTCACTGATTATCATTCCAAACCAACGCTTACTCAGCGTTTATGGCGATATTTCAATGAAAGATGCCTATAAAAAGGCAGATGACGTATTATTAAATGCCGTTCGTAGTATCTTTGACTTGGTTGTAAATCGTGGTCATATTAACCTAGACTTTGCAGACTTGAAAACAGCCATGAGTACTCGTGGTTATGCTATGATGGGTGCGGGTTTGGGTCGTGGTGAAGACCGTGCGCGCCAAGCTGCTGAACAAGCGATTCGTAGCCCGTTATTGGATAATGTGAATATTATCAATGCGAAAGGTGTATTGATCAATATCACGGGTGGTGATGATATTACCTTGCGTGAAACTGAAATCATTACGGATGTCGTGAATCAAATTGTTGATTTGGATGAAGGTGAAATCTTCTACGGTACGGTATTTGATCCTGATGCACGTGATGAACTTCGTGTCACTGTGATTGCGACTGGTTTGACCCGTAATGCATCTGAAGTTGAACATAAGAAACGTACAGTGACTGCACATCATGCACCTGTTCAAGCAGTTGCTCAGCAGCCAGTTGATGAAGATGATGTTCCAGCGATCAGTAAACGTGCAAATGTAGACGTACCTGCTACAGCAGCGCCAAGTTCTACACCACGTTCATCGCCAATGAGTATTCAAGACTATCTGAAAAATCAGCAGCGTAAATAA
- the lpxC gene encoding UDP-3-O-acyl-N-acetylglucosamine deacetylase — translation MVKQRTLKRVVKASGIGLHSGQKVLINFVPHHIDGGIIFRRIDLNPPVEIPANALLIQEAFMCSNLVREDIKVGTIEHVMSAIAGLGIDNLIIEVSASEVPIMDGSAGPFIYLLMQGELAEQDAPKKFIRILKPVEALIEDKRAIFTPHSGFQLNFTIDFDHPAFAKEYQSVSIDFSTETFVYEVSEARTFGFMKDLDYLKANNLALGASLENAIGVDDTGVVNEEGLRFADEFVRHKILDAVGDLYLLGHQVIAKFDGYKSGHALNNQLLRNVQNDPSSYEIVTFNNDNDCPISYVSVT, via the coding sequence ATGGTGAAACAACGTACTCTCAAGCGTGTGGTGAAAGCGAGCGGTATTGGTCTGCATAGTGGTCAAAAGGTGCTGATTAATTTTGTTCCTCACCATATTGATGGAGGTATTATCTTTCGCCGTATTGACCTCAATCCTCCTGTAGAAATTCCTGCGAATGCTTTACTCATTCAAGAAGCATTTATGTGTTCCAATCTTGTCCGAGAAGATATAAAAGTCGGTACGATTGAGCATGTGATGAGTGCTATAGCGGGATTAGGCATTGATAATTTAATCATCGAGGTCTCCGCTTCCGAAGTACCTATTATGGATGGCAGTGCAGGTCCATTTATTTATTTACTCATGCAAGGTGAGTTAGCAGAGCAAGATGCACCAAAGAAATTTATTAGAATTCTAAAACCTGTTGAAGCACTCATTGAAGATAAGCGTGCTATTTTCACCCCGCATTCAGGTTTTCAACTCAACTTTACGATTGATTTTGATCATCCCGCATTTGCTAAAGAATACCAATCCGTGTCGATTGATTTTTCAACGGAAACTTTTGTATACGAAGTCAGTGAAGCGCGAACTTTCGGCTTTATGAAAGATCTTGATTATTTAAAGGCGAATAATCTGGCTTTAGGGGCGAGCTTAGAGAACGCGATTGGTGTTGATGATACAGGTGTGGTTAATGAAGAGGGATTACGCTTTGCTGATGAGTTCGTGCGTCATAAGATTTTAGATGCTGTTGGTGATTTATATTTATTAGGTCATCAGGTAATTGCTAAGTTTGATGGCTATAAATCAGGGCATGCACTCAATAATCAGCTGTTACGCAATGTTCAAAATGATCCGAGTAGTTATGAAATTGTAACATTTAATAACGATAATGATTGTCCGATTTCTTATGTGAGTGTGACATAA
- a CDS encoding D-alanine--D-alanine ligase — protein sequence MSNAAKFGKVAVLFGGKSAERAVSLDSGQAVLEALLRSGVQAEAFDPQERSVTELVGYDRAFIVLHGRGGEDGQIQGVLEWLNLPYTGTGVQGSAIGMDKVKTKQIWQGSDLPTAPYRIITKDSDLDAVVADLGLPVIIKPVHEGSSVGMSKVEKAEDFAAAIEKATQHDAIVMAEKWITGREFTISFLNGQPLPVIRLQPPADVAFYDYEAKYQRNDVEYGIPCGLSEDEEKSLQALCLRAFQAVGAEGWGRIDAMQDEQGNFWLLEVNTVPGMTSHSLVPKAAQAVGYSFDQLCVAILEQTLTQSA from the coding sequence GTGTCAAATGCTGCAAAATTCGGCAAAGTTGCTGTGTTGTTTGGTGGGAAGTCGGCTGAACGTGCTGTGTCATTGGATAGTGGTCAAGCCGTTTTAGAGGCTTTGTTGCGCTCAGGTGTGCAAGCAGAAGCATTTGATCCACAAGAGCGAAGCGTGACTGAGTTAGTCGGTTATGATCGTGCTTTTATCGTATTGCATGGTCGTGGTGGTGAAGATGGTCAGATCCAAGGTGTGTTGGAGTGGTTAAACCTTCCATACACAGGCACGGGTGTGCAGGGTTCTGCGATTGGGATGGACAAAGTCAAAACCAAACAAATTTGGCAAGGGAGCGATTTACCGACCGCACCATATCGCATTATTACCAAAGATTCTGACCTAGATGCTGTCGTGGCAGACTTAGGATTACCTGTCATTATCAAGCCAGTACATGAGGGCTCAAGTGTTGGCATGAGTAAGGTTGAAAAAGCAGAAGATTTTGCGGCTGCGATTGAGAAAGCGACACAGCATGACGCTATCGTGATGGCTGAAAAGTGGATTACGGGTCGTGAATTCACCATTTCATTCTTGAATGGACAACCGCTGCCTGTGATTCGTTTACAACCGCCAGCAGACGTTGCTTTCTATGACTATGAGGCAAAGTATCAACGCAATGACGTGGAATATGGCATTCCTTGTGGTTTAAGCGAAGATGAAGAGAAAAGCTTACAAGCATTGTGTCTACGTGCTTTTCAAGCAGTTGGTGCGGAAGGTTGGGGGCGTATTGATGCAATGCAGGATGAGCAAGGCAATTTCTGGTTGTTAGAAGTCAATACCGTACCGGGAATGACCAGTCATTCTTTAGTGCCTAAAGCAGCTCAAGCCGTAGGTTATAGTTTCGATCAGCTCTGTGTTGCAATTTTAGAGCAAACTTTAACCCAATCGGCTTAA